A single window of Colletotrichum destructivum chromosome 9, complete sequence DNA harbors:
- a CDS encoding Putative V-ATPase proteolipid subunit, F/V-ATP synthase subunit C superfamily — protein sequence MPSELCPVYAPFFGAMGCTVAIVFTCMGASYGTAKSGVGISAMGVLRPDLIVKNIVPVIMAGIIAIYGLVVSVLISDGLAQEMSLYTGFIQFGAGLSVGLAGLAAGFAIGIVGDAGVRGTAQQPRLFVGMILILIFAEVLGLYGLIVALLMNSKATQDVVCH from the exons ATGCCTAGCGAACTTTG CCCCGTCTATGCG CCCTTTTTCGGTGCCATGGGTTGCACTGTGGCCATCGTCTTCACCTGCATGGGAGCCTCCTACGGTACCGCGAAGTCCGGTGTCGGTATCTCGGCTATGGGTGTCCTGCGCCCTGACCTGATCGTCAAGA ACATTGTTCCCGTCATTATGGCTGGTATCATTGCCATTTACGGTCTCGTCGTGTCCGTGCTTATCTCCGACGGCCTTGCCCAGGAGATGTCTCTGTACACTGGTTTCATCCAGTTTGGCGCTGGTCTCTCTGTCGGTCTGGCTGGTCTTGCTGCTGGTTTCGCTATCGGTATTGTTGGTGACGCCGGTGTCCGTGGAACTGCTCAACAGCCCCGTCTCTTCGTCGGCATGATTCTGATTCTCATTTTCGCCGAAGTCTTGG GTCTTTACGGTCTGATTGTTGCCCTTCTCATGAACTCCAAGGCCACCCAGGACGTTGTCTGCCATTAA
- a CDS encoding Putative ribosomal protein eL8/Nhp2 family — MADQSAAWPLADDALQQEILDLVQQCQHYRQLKKGANEATKTLNRGVSELIILAADTNPLSIVLHLPLLSEDKNVPYVYVKSKTALGRACGVSRAVIAASITSNEGSELAGPIRALRDKIERLAI, encoded by the exons ATGGCTGATCAATCCGCTGCCTGGCCCTTGGCCGACGATGCTCTTCAGCAGGAGATCCTGGACTTGGTCCAGCAGTGCCAGCACTACCGCCAGCTGAAGAAGGGCG CCAACGAAGCCACCAAGACCCTCAACCGTGGTGTCTCCGagctcatcatcctcgccgctgATACCAACCCTCTCAGCATCGTTCTTCACCTGCCTCTCCTCTCTGAGGACAAGAACGTTCCCTACGTCTACGTCAAGTCCAAGACCGCCCTTGGTCGTGCCTGTGGTGTCTCTCGCGCTGTCATTGCTGCCAGCATCACCTCCAACGAGGGCAGCGAGCTCGCTGGGCCCATTCGCGCTCTCCGCGACAAGATCGAGAGACTTGCTATCTAA
- a CDS encoding Putative SAC domain, inositol phosphatase, hSac2 domain-containing protein, with amino-acid sequence MPGIARKIIICAAVDGLIIQPFVTKGQRPAQPLRIKYGDASITPASREQIPDVSQPNSSFEAFGVIGLITVSRLSYLITITRRKQVAQVCGFPIYVVTEVAVTPCTSQQEAGEAIAKTASELQDRSADKDADESDSDDFVELPTSGDEVEDPAQEAKADEDKGSEAVKSTVAKDVIGRRGSYGRFAQTWFSKSGWTQDQKRSAGWSGAAHQVRRSVDHSPTKAAPSRPAVEDDEESAPASTLLPKLLRTTQILFGSSRSFFFSYDFDITRRWASRSTSQSEEVPLHEHVDPMFFWNRSTLKPFMEAGQDTLLLPLMQGFVGQTSFVVDSSPPQQDDGLGDAVEMSTMKQSDTELPSPPSEKARDSIDLRSTEKKYLLTIISRRSTQRAGLRYLRRGIDEQGFVANAVETEQILSSTSWDKSSKTYSFLQIRGSIPLFFTQSPISLKPAPVIQHSVEANYSATKRHLERLKKEYGGLQIVNLVEKHGVEATVGDQYEKTVERLNEEEFKGQDEGVAFEWFDFHSACRGMKFENVSLLLETLRDKLEAFGSTVEEAGQVTAKQRGVLRTNCMDCLDRTNVCQSSFGKFMLEAQLKAEGYDLAAQVDQQTQWFNTLWADNGDAVSKQYASTAAMKGDYTRTRKRNLGGTLNDLGLSLTRYYNGMVNDYFSQAAIDFLLGNVNSMVFQEFEAEMMTKDPAVSMLKMREQAIELSRRRVISDESEEFMGGWVLFSPHQSDTLRAMPFEEVVLLLTDAAIYLCRFDWNMDKVSSFERIDLAHVVGIKFGTYIISTVSPGQTDETKNVGFVVSYQPGKNDVTRTNTRTFSNLGITKTKTDRSRSSEEQQRQPQSALSSFLGGGRPKALPIRKIAFKAPYSQSSAAVTGEGPKLSEIQQVVSICADIERLAFLSQPGKEKPGTESIIEKGDIISLEEARQSTGLLDHISYSLKRLVWA; translated from the exons ATGCCCGGTATCGCCCGCAAGATTATCATCTGCGCTGCGGTCGACGGCCTTATCATCCAGCCATTTGTGACCAAGGGACAGCGCCCCGCGCAGCCGCTCAGGATCAAATATGGCGACGCTTCTATCACCCCTGCATCTCGAGAGCAGATCCCCGATGTCTCCCAACCAAACTCCTCCTTTGAAGCCTTCGGCGTTATCG GACTCATAACGGTCTCACGTTTGAGCTACCTGATCACGATTACGCGACGAAAGCAGGTCGCGCAAGTCTGCGGGTTCCCGATCTACGTCGTCACCGAGGTCGCAGTGACCCCATGCACCTCGCAGCAAGAAGCCGGGGAGGCTATCgcgaagacggcctcggaGCTGCAAGACCGTAGTGCGGATAAGGATGCTGATGAAAGTGACAGTGACGACTTTGTAGAGCTCCCCACGAGCGGTGACGAAGTCGAGGATCCCGCACAAGAAGCCAAGGCGGACGAAGACAAGGGGTCCGAGGCCGTGAAGAGTACTGTTGCTAAGGACGTTATTGGCAGAAGAGGAAGTTATGGGAGATTCGCTCAGACCTGGTTCAGCAAGAGTGGATGGACGCAAGACCAAAAGAGATCTGCTGGCTGGAGCGGTGCTGCGCATCAAGTCCGGCGCTCCGTCGATCACAGTCCCACAAAGGCCGCCCCTTCGCGGCCAGCAgtggaggacgatgaggaatCGGCGCCAGCATCTACACTGCTGCCGAAGCTTCTCCGAACGACCCAGATTCTCTTTGGCTCGTCGcggagcttcttcttctcgtacgACTTTGATATCACCCGGCGGTGGGCAAGCCGTTCGACGTCACAATCCGAGGAAGTACCTCTCCATGAGCATGTAGATCCGATGTTCTTCTGGAACAGGAGCACCCTGAAGCCGTTCATGGAAGCCGGGCAAGATACGTTGTTACTTCCCTTGATGCAGGGGTTCGTAGGCCAGACGAGCTTCGTGGTGGACAGCAGCCCTCCTCAGCAGGATGATGGGCTGGGAGATGCTGTGGAGATGTCTACCATGAAACAATCCGACACAGAGCTCCCCTCTCCGCCATCAGAGAAAGCCCGCGACTCAATCGATCTTCGTTCTACTGAGAAAAAGTATCTATTGACGATCATCTCCCGTCGTTCAACGCAGAGAGCCGGTCTCAGATACCTGAGACGAGGCATTGACGAACAGGGCTTCGTTGCGAACGCCGTCGAAACGGAACAGATTCTCTCGAGCACTTCCTGGGACAAGTCATCAAAGACGTACTCCTTCCTACAGATCAGAGGCAGCATTCCGCTGTTCTTTACGCAGTCACCCATCTCTTTGAAGCCCGCCCCTGTGATTCAACACTCAGTTGAAGCAAATTATAGCGCAACAAAGAGGCATCTGGAGCGTCTGAAGAAAGAATATGGCGGATTGCAAATTGTCAATCTTGTCGAGAAACATGGCGTGGAAGCAACGGTCGGCGACCAGTACGAAAAAACAGTCGAGAGACTCAATGAAGAAGAATTCAAGGGCCAGGACGAGGGTGTTGCATTCGAATGGTTCGACTTTCACTCGGCCTGCCGGGGAATGAAGTTCGAGAACGTCAGTTTACTTCTCGAGACACTCCGCGACAAGCTGGAAGCGTTTGGGAGCACTGTCGAAGAAGCTGGGCAGGTTACAGCCAAACAGCGAGGCGTTTTGCGCACCAACTGCATGGACTGCCTTGACAGAACCAACGTATGCCAGAGTTCGTTTGGAAAGTTCATGCTCGAGGCTCAGCTGAAGGCGGAGGGCTACGACCTCGCAGCTCAGGTGGACCAGCAAACACAATGGTTCAACACGCTGTGGGCCGACAACGGCGATGCGGTGTCGAAGCAATACGCATCTACGGCCGCCATGAAGGGTGACTACACTAGAACGAGGAAAAGGAATCTTGGAGGCACTTTGAACGATCTGGGTCTTTCGCTGACTCGATACTACAACGG AATGGTCAATGACTACTTCAGtcaggccgccatcgacttTCTTCTAGGCAACGTAAACTCTATGGTCTTCCAAGAGTTCGAGGCTGAAATGATGACGAAAGACCCCGCCGTCTCCATGCTGAAAATGAGGGAGCAGGCCATCGAGTTATCCCGGAGACGAGTCATCTCggacgagagcgaggagTTCATGGGCGGCTGGGTTCTTTTCAGCCCTCATCAGTCAGACACTCTGCGAGCCATGCCCTTCGAGGAAGTGGTGCTTCTCTTGACCGATGCTGCCATCTACCTGTGCCGGTTCGACTGGAACATGGACAAGGTCTCCTCCTTTGAGCGGATCGACCTCGCCCACGTTGTCGGCATCAAGTTCGGCACGTACATCATCTCGACGGTCTCCCCGGGACAGACGGACGAGACAAAGAACGTAGGCTTCGTCGTTTCGTACCAGCCGGGCAAGAACGACGTCACGAGAACGAACACTAGAACGTTTTCGAACTTGGGCATAACCAAAACCAAGACAGACCGCTCGCGCTCGTCGGAGGAGCAACAACGACAGCCTCAATCCGCACTGAGCAGTTTCCTGGGCGGTGGACGCCCCAAGGCCTTGCCGATACGCAAGATCGCCTTCAAGGCTCCGTACTCGCAGTCGTCTGCCGCTGTGACGGGCGAGGGACCGAAGCTCAGCGAGATCCAGCAGGTTGTCAGCATCTGTGCTGATATAGAACGATTGGCGTTCCTGAGCCAGCCCGGCAAGGAGAAGCCAGGGACCGAAAGCATTATAGAGAAGGGAGACATCATCTCATTGGAGGAGGCGAGACAGAGCACCGGCCTGCTAGACCATATCAGCTACTCCCTGAAGAGACTCGTGTGGGCATAG
- a CDS encoding Putative SAM-dependent methyltransferase — translation MGKKMKVEHNIRDTSHQSGRRPSKKPVAAAAKPKKQAKEEAPTPTAESNAVSALLPMPLQQRVLSTFNAAYNPVLTSRDLGDVLQRVKAALYARDFDAAFARATPEALDAYAARWSPTRALGYAAVLLGIAEYLEELEVELEVKVEAGAEAEATEARTAGDKVETTAEGTAGDVHQDAVPPSSQTQAVGTAGPSGGDGPSVEAAAAVVADDDQPAPAPAAVGEDVTPPPPAEIETTAAPAAAPSTAPRKSIRMLSVGGGAAEIAAFAAYLSEQPSRSLGGTVALLDSAPWDDAVAKLHAALTTPPPLSQYANAAARAANVAIVEPGRLTSSFTQQNVLAMTRDQLSRCLRGGDGDGHGNGGVPVLVTLLFTLNELYTTAGIGKTTAFLLDLTATVPLGSLLLVVDSPGSYSETAVGKESKKYPMQWLMDHALVTKPEKEGIVEGCRWEKLESHDSVWFRLADSLKYPIPLENMRYQMHLYRATKP, via the coding sequence ATGGGCAAAAAAATGAAGGTCGAGCACAACATCCGCGACACGAGCCACCAGTCCGGCCGGAGACCCTCCAAGAAACccgtggccgccgctgccaaaccgaagaagcaggccaaggaggaggccccGACCCCAACGGCCGAGTCCAACGCCGTCagcgccctcctccccatgCCCCTCCAACAGCGCGTCCTCTCCACCTTCAACGCCGCCTACAACCCCGTCCTGACGTCccgcgacctcggcgacgtcctgCAGCGCGTCAAGGCCGCGCTGTACGCCCGCGACTTCGacgccgccttcgcccgcgcgacgcccgaggccctcgacgcctaCGCCGCCCGCTGGAGCCCCACCCGCGCCCTGGGCTACGCCGCCGTGCTGCTGGGCATTGCCGAGTAcctggaggagctcgaggtcgaactcgaggtcaaggtcgaggcTGGGGCTGAGGCTGAGGCGACTGAGGCTCGGACGGCTGGAGACAAGGTCGAGACCACGGCGGAGGGGACCGCGGGTGATGTTCACCAGGATgccgtccccccctcctcccagaCCCAGGCCGTCGGCACCGCTGGGCCCTCTGGAGGCGATGGACCCTCCGTagaagctgctgctgcagttgtaGCAGACGACGATCAGCCCGCTCCCGCCCCCGCGGCGGTGGGCGAGGACGTCACTCCCCCTCCACCCGCGGAGATCGAAACCACCGCCGCTCCCGCTGCTGCCCCCTCCACGGCACCCAGAAAATCCATCAGGATGCTCTCCGTCGGgggaggcgccgccgagatcgccgcctTCGCTGCCTACCTCTCCGAGCAGCCCTCCCGCTCCCTAGGCGGCACCGTGGCCCTCCTcgactcggcgccgtgggacgacgccgtcgccaagctTCATGCCGCCCTCAcgaccccgccgccgctgtcgcagtatgccaatgccgccgccagggccgccaacgtcgccatcgtcgagccCGGCCGTCTCACATCCTCCTTTACGCAGCAGAACGTCCTCGCCATGACGCGCGACCAACTTTCGCGCTGCCTCAGGGGTGGGGACGGTGATGGGCATGGGAACGGGGGCGTGCCGGTACTAGTCACATTACTATTTACGCTCAACGAGCTCTACACAACCGCCGGCATCGGCAAGACCACagccttcctcctcgacctgaCCGCCACTGTGCCCCTCGGCTCCCTgctccttgtcgtcgacaGCCCCGGCAGCTACTCCGAGACAGCCGTCGGCAAGGAGAGCAAGAAGTACCCCATGCAGTGGCTCATGGACCACGCCCTCGTCAccaagcccgagaaggaGGGTATCGTTGAGGGATGTCGCTGGGAGAAGCTCGAATCCCACGACTCCGTCTGGTTCCGTCTCGCCGACTCTCTAAAGTACCCAATCCCCCTCGAAAACATGCGCTACCAAATGCACTTGTACCGCGCCACAAAGCCTTAA
- a CDS encoding Putative transketolase, thiamine diphosphate-binding protein, protein MGYTEQDWKAINTIRLLAVDATFNSNSGHPGAPMGMAPVAHVLFNKFMKFNPKNPNWVNRDRFVLSNGHGCMLQYALLHLFGYGVSIDDLKKFRTVDSITPGHPEAHDTPGIEVTTGPLGQGISNAVGLAMAQAHTAATFNKDGFNLSDNYTYTFLGDGCLMEGVSGEASSLAGHLQLGNLIAIYDDNHISIDGDTNVAFTEDVVKRYESFGWEVLVVDDGDNDLDSIEKAIAQAQKSKDKPTLIKLRTTIGFGSLQQGTHGVHGSPLKTDDIKQLKEKFGFNPEQSFVVPQEVYDLYNKHAAEGAAAEEEWKKLFAKYSEKYPNEAKDLSRRLTGELPEGWEKSLPVYTPNDPAIASRKLSETVLQKIYQVIPELLGGSADLTGSNLTRWKDAVDFQAPATGLGDYSGRYVRYGVREHGMGSIMNGLAAYGTILPYGGTFLNFVSYAAGAVRLSALSQIRAIWVATHDSIGLGEDGPTHQPIETLAHFRALPNNMVWRPADGNETSAAYYVALTSKHTPSIIALSRQNLPQLEGSIIEKAIKGGYVLHEAENADITLVSTGSEVCICIDAVQYLKEKHNITARVVSMPCTEVFDSQPKDYKLSVLPDGKPIMSVEVMSTLGWERYSHEQFGINRFGASGPYKDVYKKFEFTPEGIAKRAVATVDFWKDVPNVRSPINRAFQQII, encoded by the exons ATGGGTTACACCGAACAAGACTGGAAGGCGATCAACACGATCCGCCTGCTCGCT GTCGATGCTACCTTCAACAGCAACTCCGGCCACCCCGGTGCGCCCAT GGGTATGGCGCCGGTCGCCCACGTTCTCTTCAACAAGTTCATGAAGTTCAACCCCAAGAACCCCAACTGGGTCAACCGTGACCGCTTCGTTCTCTC CAACGGCCACGGCTGCATGCTTCAGTATGctctcctccacctcttCGGCTACGGCGTCTCCATCGACGACCTGAAGAAGTTCCGC ACGGTCGACAGCATCACCCCCGGTCACCCCGAGGCTCACGACACCCCCGGCATCGAGGTCACCACCGGCCCTCTCGGCCAGGGTATCTCCAACGCTGTCGGTCTGGCCATGGCCCAGGCCCACACCGCTGCTACCTTCAACAAGGACGGCTTCAACCTGTCCGACAACTACACCTACACCTTCCTCGGTGACGGTTGCTTGATGGAGGGTGTCTCTGGCGAGGCCTCTTCCCTGGCTGGTCACCTCCAGCTCGGCAACCTGATTGCCATCTACGACGACAACCACATCTCCATTGATGGTGACACCAACGTTGCCTTCACCGAGGATGTTGTCAAGAGGTACGAGTCTTTCGGCTGGGAGgtccttgtcgtcgacgatggcgacaaTGACTTGGACAGCATTGAGAAGGCCATTGCCCAGGCCCAGAAGTCCAAGGACAAGCCGACCCTCATCAAGCTGAGAACCACCATCGGTTTCGGTTCCCTGCAGCAGGGCACCCACGGTGTCCACGGATCCCCCCTCAAGACTGACGACATCAAGCAGCTCAAGGAGAAGTTCGGCTTCAACCCCGAGCAGTCTTTCGTCGTCCCCCAGGAGGTCTACGACCTGTACAACAAGCACgctgccgagggcgccgctgctgaggaggagtggaagaagcTCTTCGCCAAGTACTCTGAGAAGTACCCtaacgaggccaaggacctCTCCCGCCGCCTTACCGGCGAGCTTCCCGAGGGCTGGGAGAAGTCTCTCCCCGTCTACACCCCCAACGACCCTGCCATCGCTTCCCGCAAGCTTTCCGAGACTGTCCTCCAGAAGATCTACCAGGTCATCCCCGAGCTGCTCGGTGGCTCTGCTGACTTGACTGGCTCCAACCTGACCCGCTggaaggacgccgtcgacttcCAGGCCCCCGCCACCGGCCTGGGTGACTACTCTGGCCGCTACGTCCGCTACGGTGTCCGCGAGCACGGCATGGGTTCCATCATGAACGGTCTCGCCGCCTACGGCACCATCCTGCCCTACGGTGGTACCTTCCTCAACTTCGTTTCGTACGCTGCCGGTGCCGTCCGTCTCAGCGCCCTGTCCCAGATCCGCGCCATCTGGGTTGCCACCCACGACTCCATCGGtcttggcgaggacggcccTACCCACCAGCCTATCGAGACCCTCGCTCACTTCCGTGCTCTCCCCAACAACATGGTCTGGCGCCCTGCCGACGGTAACGAGACTAGCGCCGCCTACTACGTTGCCCTGACCTCCAAGCACACCCCCAGCATCATTGCCCTTTCTCGCCAGAACCTGCCCCAGCTTGAGGGCTCCATcatcgagaaggccatcAAGGGTGGTTACGTCTTgcacgaggccgagaacgccGACATCACCCTCGTCTCCACCGGCTCTGAGGTCTGCATCTGCATTGATGCCGTCCAGTACCTGAAGGAGAAGCACAACATCACTGCCCGTGTCGTCTCCATGCCTTGCACGGAGGTCTTCGATTCCCAGCCCAAGGACTACAAGCTGTCTGTCCTTCCCGACGGCAAGCCCATCATGTCCGTTGAGGTCATGAGCACCCTCGGCTGGGAGAGATACTCCCACGAGCAGTTCGGCATCAACCGTTTCGGTGCTTCCGGACCCTACAAGGATGTCTACAAG AAGTTCGAGTTCACCCCCGAGGGCATTGCCAAGCGCGCCGTTGCCACCGTCGACTTCTGGAAGGACGTCCCCAACGTCCGCTCTCCTATCAACCGTGCTTTCCAGCAGATCATTTAG
- a CDS encoding Putative Zinc finger C2H2-type, translating to MSVVYEPRTFMHDGSYPPIGDPDHDHNVDPTAQYQATDVPDLASYNPTASMLGDDRSLMPDGLDDGSVGVPDATRLDLSAPSTLASLPSQLPALPEPLPSNNKDEGEASTPSSRVKCIAKPEREVTKQPDGKFYCTFPGCTEETQVFTRKCEWSKHMDKHERPYRCAAEGCEKLPGFTYSGGLLRHEREVHGKHGGPKNTVNCPHPNCKRHTGKGFSRQENLNEHLRRVHTSDGSSTVQEDVQTGSDGDSEKAGVFGAGNKRKRSRKSSDAGLDELREEIKRVRQENEELRQQLDRQGQHSFAMMTQIAELQDALRTNLDGTGLGAPTATML from the exons ATGAGCGTCGTCTACGAACCCCGGACGTTCATGCACGATGGGTCCTACCCTCCGATCGGCGACCCGGACCACGACCACAACGTCGACCCGACAGCACAGTACCAAGCGACCGACGTCCCAGACCTTGCGTCCTACAACCCGACAGCTTCGATGCTCGGAGATGATCGGTCTCTGATGCCGGATGGTCTCGACGATGGTTCCGTGGGTGTTCCTGATGCTACGCGACTCGATCTCTCCGCCCCCTCGACCCtcgcctctctcccctctcaACTTCCCGCGCTACCCGAACCTCTGCCGTCAAACAacaaggacgagggcgaagccTCAACACCATCTTCGAGGGTTAAGTGTATAGCCAAACCCGAACGCGAAGTTACAAAACAGCCCGACGGAAAGTTCTACTGTACTTTCCCGGGATGCACGGAAGAGACGCAAGTTTTCACACGGAAGTGCGAATGGAG CAAGCACATGGACAAACACGAGCGACCCTACCGATGCGCCGCCGAAGGCTGCGAAAAGCTCCCGGGCTTTACATACTCGGGCGGTCTCCTCCGCCACGAGCGCGAGGTCCACGGCAAGCACGGTGGCCCGAAGAACACAGTCAACTGCCCGCACCCAAACTGCAAGCGCCATACAGGCAAGGGCTTCTCGCGCCAGGAGAACTTGAACGAGCACCTTCGACGGGTCCACACAAGCGACGGCTCCAGCACTGTCCAGGAAGACGTTCAGACGGGCAGCGACGGTGACAGCGAAAAGGCTGGCGTCTTCGGCGCGGGGAACAAGCGGAAGCgctcgaggaagagctcCGACGCGGGGCTTGACGAGCTGCGCGAGGAGATCAAGCGCGTGCGTCAGGAGAACGAAGAGCTGCGTCAGCAGCTCGACAGGCAGGGCCAGCACAGCTTTGCCATGATGACGCAGATTGCAGAGCTGCAGGACGCGCTGCGCACGAATCTCGACGGCACCGGCCTGGGTGCGCCTACGGCCACGATGTTGTGA
- a CDS encoding Putative major facilitator superfamily, MFS transporter superfamily gives MAHLHGEARSADDKQPIDFLTTAAASSGADTPAGPSHRDEDEEQEEYDVETVEKVYRKLDLRIIPAFWTLYFLCSAIRSNIGIAQTMNAAQGHDLMSVLGLSARDTSTALALFYVAYVIFDCPSNLVMAKLSPRIWMARIVIATGIIGTCFAAVQSAWSVKLLRFLLGVVIAGMWPGMSYYLTLFYPPSRTGKRIGMYFTAAQLSAAVVGLVSAGFQLMDGLGGLVGFRWMFLIYGLVAIVLGFCLLWWLPDRPLPPGQKRQRSAWLKWLPPTPEALSGQDAVIHYHDLRRVYHPRPWTLRDLVRVLIDWRLWPLTFMYFGVVGVGIGTQLYGSVIIRSIVPTASSIQVSLLFAPIWIMDLIAILLVMPLSDRFHGHRPFIFSAAVCLQITGLLVVTFALDNGWARYGGLLMVGFGLGPTVPNCMTWTNEIFQRRHGEVGVAAATALVSGLGNLGSIVTTYALYTGWPEDAAKGRYQYRRSNYAMIGILCLSILSSFAMFFLLKIFGNKPAAKMSNHDSSSEIEDGAARREARERGFGKLFPRNNQRQEA, from the exons ATGGCTCACCTACATGGAGAAGCGCGcagcgccgacgacaagCAACCCATTGACTTTCTCACCACTGCGGCTGCTTCGTCGGGCGCAGATACTCCGGCTGGACCATCCCAtcgagacgaggacgaggagcaggaggaaTACGATgtcgagacggtcgagaAGGTCTACCG AAAACTCGACCTTCGCATCATTCCAG CTTTCTGGACACTGTATTTCCTCTGCTCTGCCATCAGGTCCAATATCGGCATCGCCCAAACCATGAACGCGGCGCAAGGTCATGACTTGATGTCGGTTCTCGGTTTGTCGGCACGGGATACTTCGACCGCGCTGGCTCTTTTCTACGTCGCCTATGTCATCTTCGACTGTCCCTCGAACCTGGTCATGGCCAAGCTGAGCCCCCGAATCTGGATGGCTCGAATCGTCATCGCCACTGGCATCATTGGCACCTGCTTCGCTGCCGTACAGAGTGCCTGGAGTGTCAA GTTGCTTCGGTTCTTGCTGGGCGTTGTCATTGCAGGCATGTGGCCGGGAATGTCCTACTATCTGACCCTGTTCTACCCGCCTTCTCGGACCGGCAAGAGAATCGGCATGTACTTTACAGCTGCCCAGCTTTCGGCTGCCGTCGTGGGTCTCGTATCTGCCGGCTTCCAGCTCATGGATGGCCTTGGAGGTCTGGTTGGTTTCCGCTGGATGTTCCTCATTTACGGActcgtcgccatcgtgcTTGGTTTCTGCCTGCTCTGGTGGCTTCCCGAccgcccccttcctcctGGGCAGAAGCGTCAAAGGTCGGCCTGGCTGAAGTGGCTTCCACCCACCCCGGAAGCGCTTTCGGGCCAGGACGCCGTCATTCACTACCATGACCTCCGTCGGGTCTATCATCCGAGACCCTGGACCCTTAGGGACCTCGTCAGAGTCCTGATCGACTGGCGTCTCTGGCCTTTGACTTTCATGTACTTCGGagttgtcggcgtcggcattgGCACTCAGCTTTACGGCTCCGTCATCATTCGTTCCATTGTGCCCACGGCATCCAGCATCCAAGTCAGCTTGCTCTTCGCTCCCATCTGGATC ATGGATCTGATCGCCATTCTGCTGGTGATGCCACTTTCGGACCGCTTCCACGGTCATCGGCCAttcatcttctcggccgccgtgTGCCTTCAGATCACCGGACTGCTTGTCGTCACTttcgccctcgacaacggATGGGCTCGGTACGGCGGGCTTCTGATGGTTGGCTTTGGCCTGGGCCCAACAGTCCCCAACTGCATGACTTGGACAAACGAGATTTTCCAACGCCGTCACGGCGAGGTCGGAGTGGCGGCTGCTACTGCCCTGGTGTCCGGCCTCGGAAACCTGGGAAGTATCGTCACTACCTACGCGCTTTACACGGGATGGCCGGAGGACGCTGCCAAGGGCCGTTACCAGTACCGTCGCAGCAACTACGCAATGATTGGCATCCTTTGTCTAAGCATCCTCAGCAGTTTTGCCATGTTCTTCCTGTTGAAGATTTTCGGCAACAAGCCCGCGGCCAAGATGTCGAACCACGACTCCTCGAGCGAAATCGAGGACGGTGCCGCGAGGCGTGAGGCCCGGGAACGAGGCTTCGGCAAGTTGTTCCCCCGTAACAACCAACGCCAGGAAGCCTGA